In the genome of Terribacillus sp. FSL K6-0262, one region contains:
- a CDS encoding sugar ABC transporter permease — protein MVGWSFVTLASLLIGIFYFFPMVQALLLSFQSGSGVNLSFVGFENYIRLFQDPVFLTTVKNTVIYLIIQVPVMILLALFLSVVLNDKTLKWKGFFRTAIFLPCVTSLVAYSVVFKYLFAPDGIVNMTLMKINLVSEPIQWLTDPFWAKITIILAITWRWTGYNMIFYLSALQNVDRSIYEAAKIDGASAIQQFFKITIPMLKPIILFTSITSTIGTLQLFDEVMNITAGGPGNATMTISQYIYNLSFKYTPDFGYAATVSYAIVILIVIFSIIQFKAAGDKK, from the coding sequence ATGGTCGGCTGGTCATTTGTCACATTGGCTTCCCTGCTGATCGGAATCTTTTATTTCTTCCCGATGGTACAGGCGCTGCTATTATCGTTTCAATCTGGCAGCGGCGTGAATCTGTCGTTTGTCGGCTTCGAGAATTATATCCGTCTATTCCAGGATCCGGTTTTTCTGACAACGGTGAAAAATACAGTGATCTACTTGATCATCCAAGTACCTGTCATGATTTTGCTGGCTTTATTCCTGTCAGTTGTGCTGAATGACAAGACGCTGAAATGGAAGGGCTTTTTCCGGACTGCCATTTTCCTGCCCTGCGTCACGTCGCTTGTTGCCTATTCGGTGGTATTCAAATACTTGTTCGCGCCTGATGGAATCGTAAATATGACATTGATGAAAATCAATCTCGTTTCCGAGCCGATACAGTGGCTGACAGATCCTTTCTGGGCAAAAATCACCATCATCCTGGCCATCACGTGGAGATGGACTGGTTATAATATGATCTTTTATCTTTCTGCCCTGCAGAATGTGGACCGCTCCATCTATGAAGCTGCCAAAATCGATGGTGCTTCCGCCATCCAGCAATTTTTCAAAATCACGATTCCGATGCTGAAGCCGATCATACTTTTCACATCGATCACTTCGACAATAGGCACGCTCCAATTGTTCGATGAAGTCATGAACATCACGGCTGGAGGCCCCGGTAATGCGACCATGACCATTTCACAATATATCTATAATCTGTCCTTCAAGTACACACCTGATTTTGGCTATGCAGCGACTGTTTCCTATGCGATCGTGATCCTGATCGTCATATTCTCGATCATCCAATTCAAAGCGGCAGGTGATAAAAAATGA
- a CDS encoding extracellular solute-binding protein: MKRLFALLFVGLLVLSACSSGSSSEADADTNDIKVWAWDPNFNIKAMELAKTAYQQENSELNIEIIENAQDDIIQKLNTSLSSGTTKGLPNIVLIEDYRAQSFLQSYPDMFYAVDDSISTDDFAKYKIPTTSFEGKQYGVPFDSGVAGLYVRTDYLEEAGYSIEDLQNTDWEKVIEIGKAVKDATGKQMLTQDPKDLGLLRMMIQSSGAWYLEEDGVTPDIADNEALKEAFRLYKEMIDADLVKPHSDWSQFIAAINNGDIAMVPSGNWITPSIKAEASQSGKWAVAPFPKLPGIESVNASNLGGSSWYVLNVPGKEKAAEFLGKTFGANVDYYQRFVEEVGGLGTYQPAADGEAYQAEDEFFGGQKILSDFAAWTEEIPQVNYGLHTYVIEDILANEIQKYLDGEDLDTVLENAQSLAEQQAK; the protein is encoded by the coding sequence ATGAAGAGATTATTTGCACTTTTATTTGTTGGTTTGCTCGTTCTGTCTGCATGTTCTTCGGGTTCCAGCTCGGAGGCAGACGCTGATACGAACGATATCAAAGTCTGGGCATGGGATCCGAATTTCAACATAAAAGCAATGGAGCTGGCGAAAACAGCTTATCAACAAGAAAACAGCGAGCTGAATATCGAAATCATCGAAAATGCCCAGGATGATATTATCCAAAAGCTGAACACAAGCCTCAGCTCTGGAACGACAAAAGGACTTCCTAATATCGTGCTGATTGAAGATTATCGTGCACAAAGCTTCCTGCAGTCCTATCCAGATATGTTTTATGCAGTCGACGATAGCATTTCCACCGATGATTTCGCGAAGTATAAAATTCCGACAACCAGCTTCGAAGGCAAGCAGTATGGTGTACCGTTCGATTCCGGTGTGGCTGGGCTGTATGTTCGGACGGACTACTTGGAAGAAGCAGGCTACAGTATAGAAGATCTGCAAAACACAGATTGGGAGAAAGTGATCGAAATTGGAAAAGCCGTCAAGGATGCAACAGGAAAGCAAATGCTTACACAGGATCCGAAAGATCTTGGTTTGCTGCGCATGATGATTCAGTCAAGTGGGGCTTGGTATTTGGAGGAGGACGGTGTAACGCCTGACATTGCGGATAATGAAGCGCTGAAAGAGGCTTTCCGTCTGTACAAGGAAATGATCGATGCAGACTTGGTGAAGCCGCATTCCGACTGGAGCCAGTTCATCGCAGCAATCAATAATGGCGATATTGCCATGGTGCCAAGCGGCAACTGGATCACTCCTTCCATCAAAGCAGAAGCATCACAATCAGGGAAGTGGGCTGTCGCACCGTTTCCAAAGCTTCCTGGCATCGAGTCCGTCAATGCTTCCAATCTTGGGGGCAGCTCATGGTATGTACTGAACGTTCCCGGAAAGGAAAAAGCCGCTGAATTCTTGGGCAAGACATTCGGAGCGAATGTTGATTATTACCAGCGGTTTGTTGAAGAGGTCGGCGGTCTTGGAACGTACCAGCCTGCAGCAGACGGGGAAGCATACCAGGCAGAAGATGAATTCTTCGGCGGCCAGAAGATACTATCCGATTTCGCCGCTTGGACAGAAGAGATTCCGCAAGTCAATTATGGGCTGCACACGTATGTGATCGAAGATATCCTGGCGAATGAAATCCAGAAATATCTGGATGGCGAGGATCTGGACACAGTCTTGGAAAATGCTCAGTCGCTGGCAGAGCAGCAAGCGAAGTAA
- a CDS encoding histidine kinase, producing the protein MHVIKDRLHPNGLFMKMFLVTVGLIILVAIAVTFATIRMAEQFFVEKFSITNSQIINQIQYDFEELNYSIVMAASNVDQSSTIEAFLSEEEPDNARMQSLFHVMQQIDHIRERLGNQNVEIAIADRERITYTTNFTYWPASPGVIRGHEITETITEQPNKLLYFQDSQEANDNYVIAAKALRDRETEQALGAVYFPIKEGQLRSFYTDYVKPGNDFYVVDRNGKVVSSSLASTIGQSLPELSQQAERMEAAGVRYREIEFQDTNQIMLAEYLPYFDMYLVNMVDKQTAVGNLIDTKQIVLLLAGVVVLALIIVFLVTKRLTNSLSKLVKDIEAVPKKGLQRRLVYEGTYETKQIGSAFNSMMDELQVYVERLIEAQKQQRHAELAALQQQINPHFLYNTMASIKFLVQMGEREEAEKTIDAFITLLQNTVGNVDESVTVELEVENLKNYVLINQKRYGDRIQVQFMIAPDCMEYRIPKLILQPFIENSFFHAFNKTAEGTISVLIWREADDLICEIADDGDGMAANIESLPHTNRNRQLFSGIGVKNVHERMQLLYGPDYGVSIASKEGLGTRVKLRLPASKEEGKNII; encoded by the coding sequence ATGCATGTGATCAAAGACCGTCTCCATCCGAATGGTTTGTTCATGAAGATGTTCCTTGTGACAGTTGGACTCATCATTTTGGTGGCTATTGCAGTTACGTTTGCGACGATCAGGATGGCCGAGCAGTTTTTCGTCGAGAAGTTCAGCATCACAAATTCACAAATCATCAATCAGATTCAGTATGATTTTGAAGAATTGAATTACAGTATTGTGATGGCAGCCTCCAATGTGGATCAAAGCAGTACGATAGAGGCATTTTTATCCGAGGAAGAACCGGATAATGCGCGTATGCAAAGTCTTTTCCATGTCATGCAGCAGATTGATCATATCAGGGAGCGTCTTGGCAACCAGAATGTCGAGATTGCCATCGCTGATCGGGAGAGGATCACCTATACGACGAATTTCACGTATTGGCCGGCTTCCCCCGGCGTAATCCGGGGACACGAAATCACAGAAACGATCACAGAGCAGCCGAATAAGCTGCTTTATTTTCAAGATTCACAGGAAGCAAATGATAATTATGTAATCGCGGCGAAGGCTCTGCGCGATAGGGAAACGGAGCAAGCCCTGGGAGCTGTGTATTTTCCTATCAAAGAAGGGCAGCTGCGTTCCTTCTATACCGACTATGTAAAACCAGGGAATGATTTTTATGTGGTGGACAGAAATGGCAAAGTGGTTTCCAGCAGTCTGGCAAGCACGATTGGACAATCGCTGCCGGAGCTCAGTCAGCAAGCAGAGCGTATGGAAGCTGCCGGAGTCAGGTACCGGGAAATCGAATTCCAGGATACCAATCAGATCATGTTGGCAGAATACCTGCCTTATTTCGATATGTACCTTGTCAATATGGTGGACAAACAAACCGCTGTCGGAAACCTGATCGATACGAAACAGATAGTGTTATTACTTGCAGGAGTTGTTGTTCTTGCCCTGATCATTGTTTTCCTTGTAACGAAGCGTTTGACCAACTCGCTTTCCAAGCTTGTCAAGGATATTGAAGCAGTCCCGAAAAAAGGTCTGCAGCGTCGGCTTGTATATGAAGGAACATATGAAACGAAGCAGATTGGATCGGCTTTCAACAGTATGATGGATGAACTGCAAGTATATGTGGAAAGACTCATCGAAGCACAAAAGCAGCAGCGTCATGCTGAATTGGCTGCTTTACAGCAGCAGATAAATCCGCATTTTCTTTATAATACGATGGCTTCCATAAAGTTCTTGGTCCAGATGGGGGAACGGGAAGAAGCAGAAAAGACGATTGACGCGTTCATCACCCTGCTTCAGAATACTGTCGGCAATGTGGATGAGTCGGTCACAGTCGAGCTGGAAGTTGAAAACCTGAAAAACTATGTGTTGATCAATCAGAAGCGATATGGGGATAGAATACAGGTTCAATTCATGATTGCACCGGATTGCATGGAATATCGCATTCCTAAGCTGATTCTGCAGCCCTTTATCGAAAATTCATTTTTCCATGCTTTCAATAAGACTGCCGAAGGAACCATCTCGGTCCTCATTTGGCGTGAGGCAGATGATCTTATTTGCGAAATTGCTGATGATGGAGACGGGATGGCCGCCAATATAGAAAGCCTTCCTCATACGAATCGTAATCGGCAGCTGTTTTCGGGTATCGGTGTGAAAAATGTCCATGAACGCATGCAGCTGCTGTATGGACCGGACTATGGCGTATCCATTGCAAGCAAAGAGGGGCTGGGTACGAGAGTCAAACTGAGACTGCCAGCTTCAAAGGAAGAGGGGAAGAACATCATCTAG
- a CDS encoding response regulator transcription factor — translation MDTKGLCRTLIVDDEILIRQGIKHYLDWEKEGFTIVGEASNGREALELIEKLDPHIVVTDVVMPIMDGEALIRIVKEKYPHIGLIVLSSFSEFDYVRGAFQNGVIDYILKPKLNAEVLLQALRLAAGQLEDFHLSTGEHDKTWKEKLLRLFEGVDTSFHEEIAAYFPSKHFQVVSIRQEASQDAGSIRNTAMKNGSFFPIISGADNEISLWNGEEILDENAFPDVPASACICVTRPFDDILELKEKQKELEQLESYRFYFPDKGYLSEASLPLDTAEECEFEMDGFIEACKRDDFQEAFRHVQEHMERSAKNYKQDIAEYKAFLNNVMFNLIVLLGNGKYQTELLEKRKYDYFQRVVQAEDIYKANKTIASFLKEVECLVKSEGGQGHMRKLTAYIKEHYHEALSLSDIANHFHFSPSYLSNYFSAHSREGFSGYLNRVRIEAAINLLRQNDIPISKISEQVGFSDHSYFCRVFKKQTGYSPSQYRRKRMMS, via the coding sequence TTGGATACAAAAGGACTGTGCAGGACGTTGATCGTTGATGATGAAATTCTTATTCGGCAAGGTATAAAACATTATCTGGATTGGGAGAAAGAAGGGTTCACGATTGTCGGCGAAGCTTCCAATGGTAGAGAAGCATTGGAACTGATTGAGAAGCTGGACCCGCATATCGTTGTCACAGATGTCGTCATGCCGATCATGGATGGAGAGGCTCTGATAAGGATCGTGAAAGAAAAATACCCGCATATCGGTCTGATCGTACTGAGCAGTTTCAGTGAATTCGATTATGTAAGAGGTGCTTTTCAAAATGGAGTCATCGATTATATCCTGAAACCGAAGCTGAATGCAGAGGTCCTGCTGCAAGCGCTGCGTCTTGCTGCAGGACAGTTGGAAGATTTTCATCTTAGCACAGGCGAACATGATAAAACATGGAAGGAAAAGCTGCTGCGCCTTTTTGAAGGGGTGGATACGTCTTTTCATGAAGAAATAGCAGCCTATTTCCCATCTAAGCATTTCCAAGTAGTTAGCATCAGGCAGGAGGCAAGCCAGGATGCAGGATCCATTCGCAATACGGCAATGAAGAACGGGAGCTTTTTCCCTATCATATCAGGTGCGGATAACGAAATTTCCCTATGGAACGGCGAGGAAATACTTGATGAAAATGCGTTCCCGGATGTCCCGGCTTCAGCATGCATCTGTGTTACAAGGCCTTTCGATGATATTTTGGAGCTGAAAGAAAAACAAAAGGAACTCGAGCAGTTGGAGAGCTATCGTTTTTATTTTCCGGATAAGGGTTATCTTTCGGAAGCGAGCCTTCCCCTGGATACTGCTGAAGAGTGTGAATTCGAAATGGATGGGTTTATCGAAGCGTGCAAGCGGGATGACTTTCAGGAGGCGTTTCGTCATGTACAGGAGCATATGGAGCGGTCGGCTAAAAATTATAAACAGGATATAGCCGAGTACAAAGCTTTTCTCAATAACGTCATGTTCAATCTGATTGTGCTGCTTGGCAATGGGAAGTATCAGACGGAGCTGCTGGAGAAGAGGAAGTATGATTACTTCCAGCGTGTTGTCCAAGCGGAAGATATATACAAAGCCAATAAAACGATTGCATCTTTTTTAAAGGAAGTGGAATGCCTTGTAAAAAGCGAAGGCGGCCAGGGACATATGCGAAAGCTGACCGCGTACATCAAGGAGCATTACCATGAAGCGTTATCGTTATCGGATATTGCGAATCATTTCCATTTCAGCCCTTCTTATCTATCCAATTACTTTTCCGCACATAGCAGGGAGGGATTCAGCGGGTATCTCAATCGTGTCAGGATCGAGGCGGCCATCAACTTGCTAAGACAAAACGATATCCCTATTTCAAAAATCAGCGAACAAGTAGGGTTCTCTGATCACAGCTATTTTTGTCGAGTCTTCAAGAAGCAAACAGGCTATTCTCCTTCGCAATATCGACGGAAACGGATGATGAGCTGA
- a CDS encoding aldo/keto reductase, with translation MKKVKLGASDLEVTQIALGTWAMGGYLWQREPDEDSAKRTVHAAIDQGINLIDTAPDYGLGKSEEFIGRALQESGIPRDELILAGKPGVNWTDDTKLFRDMRPENVEKELDLTLKRLGTDYLDLYQVHWPDHEIPMEEIAGVMNDLFRKGKIRAIGVSNFTPQEMEAFQKEAPLHVTQNQFNMLQRGLWGWFDYAQRHQIGGLAWGPMAHGLLADGLTKSTTFPERDFRSSHPLFESGRFEAILDAVEQLKNFAANREKTMAQLAIRWVLEQDGVDAAIWGAYSPEQLDEVTGVTDWTLSKENLLAIDQILKLHIDDWSSSYLDAYAPAERSQVHA, from the coding sequence TTGAAAAAAGTCAAGCTTGGTGCAAGTGACTTGGAAGTAACGCAAATTGCTTTGGGGACATGGGCCATGGGCGGTTATTTGTGGCAGCGTGAACCAGATGAAGACAGTGCGAAACGGACTGTCCATGCAGCCATTGACCAAGGCATCAACCTGATTGACACCGCACCAGATTACGGACTGGGAAAATCGGAAGAATTCATCGGCAGGGCTTTGCAGGAATCCGGCATTCCGCGTGATGAGCTCATTTTGGCTGGAAAACCTGGCGTCAATTGGACCGATGATACAAAACTGTTCCGGGATATGCGACCTGAAAATGTAGAAAAGGAACTTGATTTGACATTGAAACGCCTGGGTACGGATTATCTCGATCTTTATCAGGTACACTGGCCTGATCACGAAATCCCGATGGAAGAGATTGCCGGCGTCATGAACGACTTATTCCGCAAAGGAAAAATCCGCGCCATCGGAGTCAGTAATTTCACACCGCAGGAGATGGAAGCTTTTCAAAAGGAAGCACCGCTTCATGTCACCCAGAATCAGTTCAACATGCTGCAGCGCGGACTATGGGGATGGTTCGATTATGCGCAGCGACATCAAATCGGCGGATTGGCTTGGGGACCGATGGCACATGGTTTGCTGGCAGATGGCTTGACCAAATCGACGACATTCCCTGAAAGAGATTTCCGCTCTTCCCATCCTTTATTCGAAAGCGGAAGGTTCGAGGCTATCCTGGATGCAGTCGAGCAATTGAAGAACTTTGCTGCCAATCGCGAGAAGACGATGGCACAGCTCGCAATACGCTGGGTACTGGAACAGGACGGCGTCGATGCTGCCATCTGGGGTGCTTACTCACCGGAACAGCTCGATGAAGTGACGGGAGTGACAGACTGGACGCTAAGCAAAGAGAATCTGCTTGCCATCGACCAAATCCTGAAGCTGCACATCGATGACTGGAGCAGCAGCTATCTGGATGCATACGCCCCTGCGGAAAGATCACAAGTGCATGCATAA
- a CDS encoding citrate:proton symporter — protein MLTILGFSMMIVFTVLIMSKKLSPIVALTITPIFFALIGGFGGSVGDMILDGLQTVASSAALLLFAILFFGILIDAGLFDPLIKKILALVKGDPVKIAIGSAVLAMLIALDGDGTTTYMITVSAMLPLYKRIGMNPLIMATVAMLALSIISGMTPWGGPATRAIAVLGLDPSEFFIPLLPTMIGGIIFVIFTAFMLGLRERKRIGVSKVESNSYDPEPYMAAALEGDLLKRPKLRWINLFLVIAILVLLVMGIMHPAVLFLIGFVLALTINYPNLQVQKERIAEHASNAITVVLLVFAAGVFAGILSGTEMVNAIAGSIVAFIPPSMGELFPLVVAITSLPLTFVLSNDAYYFGMVPIFAEAASAYGVDPIEIARASILGQPVHLMSPLVASTILLVSMLKVDLGAFQRYAVKWAVLTSIFIILVAMVTGAISFR, from the coding sequence ATGCTGACTATACTTGGGTTTTCCATGATGATTGTATTCACTGTATTGATTATGTCTAAAAAGCTTTCTCCCATTGTTGCCTTGACGATCACACCGATATTCTTCGCTTTGATAGGCGGTTTTGGAGGAAGTGTCGGTGATATGATTTTGGACGGACTGCAAACGGTAGCCAGTTCGGCGGCTTTGCTGCTGTTTGCAATCCTGTTTTTCGGCATCCTGATTGATGCCGGGCTATTTGATCCATTGATAAAGAAAATCCTTGCGCTGGTAAAGGGGGATCCGGTCAAAATTGCGATTGGTTCGGCTGTTCTGGCAATGCTGATTGCATTGGATGGAGATGGAACGACCACTTATATGATCACGGTATCTGCAATGCTGCCCCTTTACAAACGGATTGGTATGAATCCATTGATAATGGCGACAGTTGCGATGCTGGCATTGAGTATCATCAGTGGTATGACACCTTGGGGAGGCCCGGCAACCAGGGCGATTGCCGTATTGGGGTTGGATCCGTCCGAATTCTTCATCCCGCTTCTTCCGACGATGATCGGGGGTATCATTTTTGTCATCTTTACAGCCTTCATGCTGGGTCTCAGGGAACGCAAACGCATCGGAGTATCGAAGGTAGAGTCGAATTCCTATGATCCGGAACCGTATATGGCAGCGGCCTTGGAAGGGGATTTACTTAAACGGCCAAAGCTGCGCTGGATTAATCTGTTTCTTGTCATAGCCATACTGGTGCTGCTTGTTATGGGAATCATGCATCCGGCAGTTTTATTCCTTATCGGATTTGTTTTGGCGCTGACCATCAATTACCCGAACCTGCAGGTGCAGAAGGAACGCATCGCCGAGCATGCAAGCAATGCGATCACGGTTGTCTTGCTTGTGTTCGCAGCAGGTGTTTTTGCCGGTATATTGTCTGGAACGGAAATGGTTAATGCCATAGCCGGCTCGATTGTTGCATTCATTCCGCCTTCCATGGGAGAGCTTTTCCCGTTGGTTGTCGCCATCACCAGTCTTCCATTGACTTTTGTCCTTTCCAATGATGCCTATTACTTCGGGATGGTACCGATTTTCGCCGAAGCTGCATCGGCTTATGGGGTTGATCCAATCGAAATCGCCAGGGCATCTATCCTGGGGCAGCCGGTGCACCTCATGAGTCCGCTTGTAGCTTCCACTATACTTCTTGTGAGTATGCTGAAGGTCGACCTTGGGGCATTTCAGCGCTATGCAGTCAAATGGGCTGTGTTGACCTCGATATTCATTATTCTTGTGGCTATGGTGACAGGGGCGATTTCATTCAGATAG
- a CDS encoding LysR family transcriptional regulator translates to MDEKDWLLLKLLGEEKSVTKAAERLFTSQPSLTYRIQKIEESFHVKLFTKRNRGITLTAEGEYLADYAVEMLRKLQETKDAIANLGKEVQGTLRLAVSSNFAQYKLPGLLAKFSSIHPNVQYNVQTGWSTRVMKLLDGGDVHLGILRGNHRWQGVKEILTREQLYIISKQKISIGQLPLLPFIKYNTDTSLKTIIDGWIHEHLQHAPLTAMEVDRQETCKEMVKHGLGYSIVPEICLRESDQLHRIGLMNDKKEPLLRDTWLMYDPKSLDLQVVKAFIGFLKTEQHVTI, encoded by the coding sequence ATGGATGAGAAAGATTGGCTTTTATTGAAGTTATTAGGGGAAGAAAAGAGTGTCACAAAAGCTGCAGAGAGGTTGTTCACGTCTCAGCCCTCTTTGACGTACAGAATCCAAAAGATTGAAGAGAGCTTTCATGTTAAGCTGTTCACCAAACGGAACAGGGGAATCACATTGACGGCTGAAGGGGAATACCTTGCGGATTATGCGGTTGAGATGCTGCGAAAGCTGCAAGAAACAAAGGATGCAATAGCTAACCTGGGTAAAGAAGTGCAAGGTACGCTTCGTTTAGCGGTTTCCAGTAACTTCGCCCAATATAAGCTGCCTGGATTGCTGGCAAAATTCTCTTCCATCCATCCGAATGTCCAGTACAATGTACAAACTGGCTGGAGTACAAGGGTGATGAAATTATTGGATGGGGGAGATGTGCATTTGGGCATCCTGCGAGGAAATCATCGCTGGCAAGGGGTCAAAGAAATTCTGACAAGAGAACAACTATATATTATCTCCAAACAAAAAATCAGTATCGGTCAGCTGCCTTTGCTGCCTTTCATTAAATACAATACAGACACATCGCTCAAAACGATCATCGATGGATGGATCCATGAGCATTTGCAGCATGCACCGCTTACAGCAATGGAAGTGGATCGTCAGGAAACCTGTAAGGAAATGGTCAAACATGGGCTGGGATATTCCATTGTTCCGGAGATATGTCTTCGTGAATCCGACCAGCTGCATCGTATTGGATTGATGAATGATAAGAAGGAGCCATTGCTTCGTGATACATGGCTGATGTATGATCCAAAGTCGCTGGATCTCCAAGTCGTCAAAGCATTTATAGGGTTCCTTAAAACGGAACAGCATGTCACAATATAA
- a CDS encoding PrpF domain-containing protein has product MEKVPVVYMRGGTSKGVFLHERDMPAEKENWTPFLLDLMGSPDKRQIDGLGGANSLTSKAAIIRKAEPEEDFDVHYTFAQVSITAETVDMNGNCGNISSAVGPFAIQEGLVPVTEPITTVRIWNTNTKKLIIAEVAVKDGNVQTSGTTSIPGVPGHGSGITLTFCDAEGSVTGELLPTGNITDSLETSFGSIDCSIVDAANPLVFIEAASLDIEGTILPDAFTEAKLQQCEEIRAAAAELCGFASRDQATKLSPAVPKLALIGKPKAFIDMNDNTHSAQDMDIHVRMLSMQKPHEALAITGAICTTAACAITGTLPQKLARNTAGSLRIAHPSGVTETAYSSLSEIKVIRTARRIMDGIAYVKHDYNMREAIPLKE; this is encoded by the coding sequence ATGGAAAAGGTTCCTGTTGTCTACATGCGCGGAGGTACAAGCAAAGGTGTTTTTCTTCATGAAAGAGACATGCCTGCCGAAAAAGAGAATTGGACGCCGTTCCTTCTCGATTTGATGGGAAGTCCGGATAAACGGCAAATTGATGGATTGGGAGGAGCCAATTCACTGACAAGCAAAGCTGCCATCATACGGAAAGCAGAACCGGAAGAAGACTTTGATGTCCACTATACCTTTGCTCAAGTAAGCATTACAGCTGAAACAGTCGATATGAACGGGAACTGCGGCAATATTTCGTCTGCGGTGGGCCCTTTTGCAATTCAGGAAGGGCTCGTCCCTGTCACAGAGCCCATCACAACGGTGAGGATCTGGAACACGAATACCAAAAAGCTGATCATTGCCGAAGTAGCAGTAAAGGATGGCAACGTACAAACGTCGGGTACGACCTCCATCCCCGGAGTGCCGGGTCATGGTTCCGGGATAACCTTGACATTTTGTGATGCAGAAGGATCCGTCACAGGTGAATTACTCCCTACCGGGAATATTACCGATTCACTGGAAACAAGCTTCGGCAGCATCGACTGTTCCATCGTTGATGCTGCAAATCCCCTGGTTTTTATTGAAGCTGCTTCTCTGGATATAGAAGGAACCATCCTGCCTGATGCTTTTACGGAAGCAAAACTTCAGCAGTGCGAGGAAATACGCGCTGCCGCTGCTGAACTGTGCGGTTTTGCAAGCAGGGATCAAGCTACCAAGCTCTCCCCTGCAGTTCCGAAACTAGCATTGATAGGAAAACCAAAAGCATTTATAGATATGAACGACAACACCCATTCCGCTCAGGATATGGATATCCATGTGCGTATGCTATCCATGCAAAAGCCTCATGAAGCACTCGCCATAACCGGTGCCATTTGCACGACTGCTGCATGTGCCATTACGGGTACGCTGCCACAAAAGCTGGCAAGAAACACAGCCGGCAGTTTGAGAATTGCCCATCCATCAGGTGTGACCGAGACAGCATACTCCAGCTTATCAGAAATAAAAGTAATCCGCACCGCCAGAAGGATCATGGACGGCATTGCTTATGTAAAGCATGACTACAACATGCGAGAAGCTATCCCTTTGAAGGAGTAA
- a CDS encoding NUDIX domain-containing protein: MFVINVEGAIPRDGKWLLIKRGEKEEHAAGCLSMVGGKCELEGASADILEKTLKREIFEEIGIDVEGMTVNSTSFVTGKGTHVIDIVFLCRHKSGVPYAKSREEVEEVMWMTTEDILVHKDAPSYLRENITLAVDKLNSKEKLS; this comes from the coding sequence GTGTTTGTCATCAATGTGGAAGGAGCCATCCCCCGCGATGGTAAGTGGCTGCTGATCAAAAGAGGTGAAAAAGAGGAGCATGCGGCGGGATGTTTATCCATGGTTGGCGGTAAATGTGAATTGGAAGGTGCATCTGCTGATATCCTGGAAAAGACACTGAAGCGTGAGATCTTCGAAGAGATAGGGATTGATGTGGAAGGGATGACTGTGAACAGCACTTCCTTTGTTACCGGCAAAGGGACGCATGTGATCGATATAGTATTTTTATGCCGGCATAAATCCGGTGTACCTTATGCCAAGAGCAGGGAGGAAGTGGAGGAAGTAATGTGGATGACGACAGAGGATATACTGGTACATAAAGATGCACCTTCCTATTTAAGGGAGAATATTACATTGGCTGTGGATAAGCTCAACTCAAAAGAAAAGCTGTCATAA